In Deferribacter desulfuricans SSM1, the following are encoded in one genomic region:
- the aspS gene encoding aspartate--tRNA ligase: protein MLENLGSWRRTHTCGELNINNLNEEVILMGWVQKRRDHGGVIFVDLRDREGITQVVFNPEYNENAHKKAEELRTEYVIAVKGVVSKRPEGTENPKLKTGEIEVMVSELKILNTSKVLPFTLDEYSNVGEDIRLKYRYLDLRRRPLQRNLILRHNLVRTIREFLYKKGFLDIETPFLTKSTPEGARDYLVPSRVNPGKFYALPQSPQMFKQLLMISGFDKYFQIVKCFRDEDLRADRQPEFTQLDMEMSFIDREDLMDLIEEMFVEIFDKVLGLKIERPFPRMSYTEAMEKYGHDAPDTRFEMFLKTINNLVDGCGFKVFADAVKDGGVVKAINAKGGAKFSRKEIDELTDFVCSLGAKGLAYIKINEDGLQSPIIKFLGEDVTNSIVKEMNGEVGDIIFFGAGDEKTVNLYMSKLRLLLGKKLGLIDENKYSFTWVTDFPLLEWDEEEKRYVAMHHPFTSPVDEDIPLFDTDPGKIRAKAYDLVLNGSEIGGGSIRIHRSDVQEKMFSVLGLTEEEREYKFGFFIEALRYGTPPHGGIAFGIDRIASIFAKAESIRDVIAFPKTQKATDLMCDAPSFVDEKQLKELFIKVDLPEDYYKD from the coding sequence ATGTTAGAGAATTTAGGAAGTTGGAGAAGAACTCATACTTGTGGTGAGTTAAATATTAATAATTTGAATGAAGAAGTAATTTTAATGGGTTGGGTTCAAAAAAGAAGGGATCATGGTGGTGTTATTTTTGTTGATTTAAGAGATAGAGAAGGGATTACTCAAGTAGTTTTTAATCCAGAATACAATGAAAATGCTCATAAAAAAGCAGAAGAGCTTCGCACTGAATATGTTATCGCAGTAAAAGGGGTTGTTAGTAAAAGGCCTGAAGGCACAGAAAACCCAAAATTGAAAACTGGTGAAATTGAGGTAATGGTTAGTGAGCTTAAAATTTTAAATACTTCAAAAGTCTTACCATTTACACTAGATGAGTATTCGAATGTTGGCGAAGATATAAGGCTAAAATATAGATACTTAGATTTGAGAAGAAGACCACTTCAAAGAAATTTAATTTTGAGGCATAATCTTGTTAGAACTATAAGGGAGTTTTTGTACAAAAAAGGGTTTTTGGATATTGAGACTCCTTTTTTGACAAAGAGCACCCCAGAGGGTGCTAGAGACTATCTTGTACCAAGTAGGGTAAATCCAGGAAAGTTTTATGCTTTACCACAGTCACCACAAATGTTTAAACAGCTTTTAATGATTTCTGGTTTTGATAAATATTTTCAAATTGTAAAGTGTTTTAGGGATGAAGATTTAAGAGCTGATAGACAACCTGAGTTTACTCAGCTTGATATGGAGATGTCTTTTATTGACAGAGAAGATTTAATGGATTTAATAGAAGAGATGTTTGTGGAAATATTTGATAAGGTTTTGGGTTTAAAGATAGAAAGACCTTTTCCAAGGATGAGTTATACAGAGGCTATGGAAAAATATGGCCATGATGCTCCAGATACAAGATTTGAGATGTTTTTGAAAACTATTAATAATTTGGTTGATGGTTGTGGATTTAAGGTTTTTGCTGATGCAGTTAAAGATGGTGGTGTTGTTAAAGCAATTAACGCAAAAGGTGGAGCTAAGTTTTCTAGAAAAGAGATTGATGAGTTAACAGATTTTGTTTGTTCACTTGGTGCTAAAGGGTTAGCGTATATAAAAATAAATGAGGATGGACTCCAATCCCCTATTATTAAATTTTTGGGAGAAGATGTTACCAATTCAATTGTAAAAGAGATGAATGGCGAAGTTGGAGATATTATCTTTTTCGGAGCTGGTGACGAGAAAACAGTTAATTTATATATGTCTAAGTTAAGGCTATTATTAGGTAAAAAACTTGGATTAATTGATGAGAATAAATATAGTTTTACATGGGTGACAGATTTCCCTCTATTGGAGTGGGATGAAGAGGAAAAAAGATATGTGGCAATGCATCACCCTTTTACTTCACCAGTAGATGAAGATATTCCACTTTTTGATACAGATCCTGGTAAAATTAGAGCAAAAGCTTATGACCTTGTATTAAATGGCTCTGAAATTGGTGGTGGTAGTATAAGGATTCATAGAAGTGATGTTCAGGAAAAGATGTTTTCTGTTTTAGGATTGACTGAGGAAGAAAGGGAATATAAATTTGGATTTTTCATTGAAGCATTGAGATATGGGACACCACCTCATGGTGGTATAGCGTTTGGGATTGATAGAATCGCTTCAATCTTTGCTAAAGCAGAATCTATAAGGGATGTAATAGCATTTCCTAAAACACAAAAGGCAACAGATTTGATGTGTGATGCTCCAAGTTTCGTAGATGAAAAGCAATTAAAAGAGTTGTTTATTAAGGTAGATTTGCCTGAAGATTATTACAAAGATTAA
- the priA gene encoding replication restart helicase PriA gives MAEKYYKVLLPVPNNGILTYKSDKILKRGQRIIVSLKNRFEYGVVLEEDIAPKEGIRYKYVEEVVDEFLVNEKFLEFIFFISKYYCCEVGIVFKNVISKKIFFSKEIECTNKKDVAESDILLYDEQQNVYDKIANNIKGFNVHYIDGVTGSGKTEIYLKVSKDVMKYGKQVLYLLPEIALTAQLTKRISERLGFDVDVYHSKIPLKKRVERFWKFTKSANDFLLGTKSALFIPSSNIGLIIVDEEHESTLKQEEAPYYNLRDIAIYYAKLLNIPIILGSATPAAESYYNFTVGKYNHYFLSKRFNKAKIPYLNVLKVEKDELIGKIISERLVDEIENRLSKDEQVIIFLNKKGYSHHMVCEDCGESVMCPNCSVGLTYFQSSKQFLCHYCGERFYNYTCPVCKSDKIYGYGYGIEHLQNVLSEIFGDIILKLDTDEITSHTALNKKLNKFLEKDFKILIGTQIIAKGFNFPDVTLVGILDIDRLLGMPDFRSYERCFQLVNQVGGRAGRFEKEGEILIQTFNKKNPFFEYLNNREMFYKYELEKRKLFKYPPYYKLARFITEHSNEQRCEMTILEISDILKTLPNITLLGPAKAPIYKIKNRYRYQCLIKAKNIKDIHNVCKIAKSKFEQIKKGNIYLKIDIDPTSFM, from the coding sequence ATGGCTGAAAAATACTATAAAGTTTTACTACCAGTTCCAAATAACGGCATCCTTACTTATAAATCTGATAAAATCTTAAAGAGAGGGCAAAGGATTATTGTTTCTTTGAAAAATAGGTTTGAATATGGTGTTGTGTTAGAAGAGGATATTGCACCTAAAGAAGGTATCAGGTACAAATATGTAGAAGAAGTCGTAGATGAATTTTTAGTAAATGAAAAGTTTCTTGAGTTTATATTTTTTATTTCAAAATATTACTGTTGTGAAGTAGGGATAGTTTTTAAAAATGTAATATCAAAAAAGATATTTTTTTCTAAAGAAATAGAGTGCACAAATAAAAAAGATGTAGCAGAGAGTGATATCCTCTTATATGATGAGCAACAAAATGTTTATGATAAAATAGCTAATAATATCAAAGGGTTTAATGTCCATTACATAGATGGTGTTACTGGAAGTGGAAAAACAGAAATATACTTAAAAGTATCAAAAGATGTGATGAAATACGGTAAACAGGTTTTATATCTGTTGCCAGAAATTGCGTTAACTGCTCAACTTACAAAGAGGATTTCTGAGAGACTTGGATTTGATGTTGATGTTTATCATAGCAAAATCCCTCTTAAAAAAAGGGTTGAAAGGTTTTGGAAGTTTACAAAATCTGCTAATGACTTTTTATTAGGGACAAAAAGTGCACTGTTTATCCCTTCTTCAAATATTGGATTAATCATTGTTGATGAAGAGCATGAGTCAACATTAAAACAGGAAGAGGCTCCTTATTATAACTTAAGAGATATTGCCATTTATTATGCAAAACTTCTTAATATCCCAATAATATTAGGTTCAGCTACGCCTGCTGCGGAGTCTTATTATAATTTTACTGTTGGTAAGTATAATCATTACTTTTTATCAAAGAGATTTAATAAGGCAAAAATCCCTTATTTAAATGTGTTGAAAGTAGAAAAAGACGAACTTATTGGGAAAATTATTTCAGAACGATTGGTTGATGAAATAGAAAACAGGCTTAGTAAAGATGAACAGGTTATAATTTTCTTGAATAAAAAAGGGTATTCTCATCATATGGTTTGTGAAGATTGCGGTGAAAGTGTCATGTGTCCAAATTGTTCAGTGGGTCTAACTTATTTTCAAAGCAGTAAGCAGTTTTTATGTCATTATTGTGGTGAGAGGTTTTATAATTATACATGTCCTGTATGTAAAAGCGATAAAATCTATGGATATGGTTACGGTATAGAGCATTTACAAAATGTGTTATCTGAGATTTTTGGTGATATTATTTTAAAACTTGATACAGATGAAATAACTTCTCACACCGCACTTAATAAAAAATTAAATAAATTTTTAGAAAAGGACTTTAAGATATTAATAGGCACTCAAATAATAGCTAAAGGGTTTAATTTTCCAGATGTTACTCTTGTGGGGATATTAGATATTGATAGATTGTTGGGTATGCCTGATTTTAGAAGTTATGAAAGGTGTTTTCAGCTTGTTAATCAGGTGGGTGGTAGAGCCGGTAGATTTGAGAAGGAAGGTGAAATTTTAATTCAGACGTTTAATAAGAAGAACCCATTTTTCGAATATTTAAATAACAGAGAAATGTTTTACAAATATGAGTTGGAAAAGAGAAAACTTTTTAAATACCCCCCTTATTACAAATTAGCAAGATTTATTACTGAGCATTCTAATGAGCAGCGTTGCGAAATGACCATATTGGAGATTTCTGATATTTTAAAAACTTTACCAAACATAACTTTACTAGGGCCCGCAAAAGCTCCTATTTACAAAATTAAAAATCGTTACAGATATCAATGTTTAATCAAAGCTAAAAATATTAAAGATATCCATAATGTTTGTAAAATAGCAAAATCAAAGTTTGAGCAAATTAAAAAAGGTAATATTTACTTAAAGATTGATATAGATCCTACAAGTTTTATGTAA